One segment of Candidatus Saganbacteria bacterium DNA contains the following:
- the rpsT gene encoding 30S ribosomal protein S20 — protein MANIKSAIKRIKISRRNEAKNKTVKSALRSAVRKAKSLIGLKKDEAQKAVLEAIKKIDKSVSKGVVHKKTASRKKSRLMKLFNKSKAV, from the coding sequence TTGGCCAACATAAAGTCCGCTATAAAGAGGATAAAGATCTCCAGGCGCAATGAGGCAAAGAACAAGACCGTAAAATCAGCCTTGAGGTCCGCCGTTAGAAAAGCAAAATCGCTGATCGGCCTGAAAAAAGACGAAGCGCAGAAAGCTGTGCTTGAAGCGATAAAAAAGATAGATAAATCAGTTTCCAAAGGTGTCGTGCACAAAAAGACGGCATCGCGCAAAAAGTCGAGACTGATGAAATTATTCAACAAAAGCAAGGCGGTCTGA
- a CDS encoding acetyl-CoA carboxylase carboxyltransferase subunit alpha produces the protein METKHLLPFEKPVADLYKKIEELKKLAKGGDIDMSKETRVMEERINNLRRDIFSSLTPNQIVAVARHLQRPTTQDYLGLIFDDFTELHGDRNFADDKAIIGGFAKFNGDLVMAIGHQKGKSTKDNIARCFGMAHPEGYRKALRLMRLADRFNRPIITFVDTPGAYPGIDAEERGQAEAIAKNLREMIRLKVPIIVVITGEGGSGGALGIGIGNKVLMLEYSIYSVISPEGCASILFRDSKRSAEAADNMKITSKDLYKLGVIDEIIKEPLGGAHNDYQAAADNIKASLRKHLAELLKLSPADILNDRYQKFRQMGEFLE, from the coding sequence CTGGAAACAAAACATCTGCTGCCGTTCGAAAAACCGGTCGCCGACCTTTATAAAAAGATCGAGGAGCTTAAAAAGCTCGCGAAGGGCGGCGATATAGATATGAGCAAAGAGACCCGCGTCATGGAAGAGAGGATCAACAACCTCCGCCGCGATATATTTTCCAGTCTTACTCCCAACCAGATAGTCGCTGTCGCTAGGCACCTCCAGCGGCCTACCACGCAGGATTATCTGGGGCTTATCTTCGATGATTTCACGGAGCTTCACGGCGACAGGAACTTTGCCGATGATAAAGCCATCATCGGAGGGTTCGCGAAATTCAACGGGGATCTTGTCATGGCCATCGGGCACCAGAAGGGTAAATCCACAAAAGATAATATCGCGAGATGTTTTGGCATGGCTCACCCGGAGGGCTACAGGAAAGCGCTCCGTCTTATGAGACTGGCTGACAGGTTCAACAGGCCCATAATCACTTTCGTGGACACTCCGGGTGCTTATCCGGGAATAGATGCCGAGGAAAGAGGCCAGGCCGAAGCTATTGCAAAGAACCTGAGGGAGATGATCCGGTTAAAGGTCCCGATAATAGTCGTCATCACCGGTGAAGGAGGCAGCGGAGGCGCGCTCGGGATCGGCATCGGCAATAAAGTCCTCATGCTCGAGTACTCCATTTATTCCGTCATTTCCCCGGAAGGCTGCGCGTCGATACTTTTCAGGGACTCGAAAAGGTCCGCTGAAGCCGCGGACAATATGAAGATCACGTCTAAAGACCTTTACAAATTGGGCGTTATTGATGAGATCATAAAGGAACCGCTCGGAGGAGCCCATAACGATTATCAGGCTGCCGCTGACAATATTAAAGCTTCTCTTCGGAAGCATCTTGCGGAACTGCTGAAGCTGTCTCCTGCTGATATACTTAATGACAGGTATCAAAAATTCAGGCAAATGGGCGAGTTCCTTGAATAG
- a CDS encoding inorganic phosphate transporter, with protein sequence MLSFTFIAVCAIIFLALIFDFINGFHDAANSIATVVSTRVLSPKIAVIWAAFFNFLAAFIFGLAVATTIGKGVIDPSSVTIKVIAAGLVGAVIWDLITWYFGLPTSSSHALIGGFAGAAVIRSGWSVIIVPGLLKIILFIFIAPLLGFILGYLFMLAVYWLFRNASPQRLDSGFRRMQLISAAAYSLGHGGNDAQKTMGIIAVLLFTTGYLGHSFYIPIWVVFACYISIALGTFFGGWRIVKTMGTKITKLRPVGGFCAETAGAITLFVSTHFGIPVSTTHTITGSIMGVGSTKGINSVKWGVAGSILWAWLLTIPASAIIAMGAYLALRLI encoded by the coding sequence ATGCTTAGTTTCACTTTTATCGCTGTCTGCGCGATAATATTCCTCGCTCTTATATTTGATTTTATCAACGGATTCCATGATGCCGCGAATTCGATCGCAACCGTAGTTTCGACAAGGGTTTTATCGCCAAAAATAGCGGTGATCTGGGCGGCATTTTTTAATTTTTTGGCGGCTTTTATTTTCGGGCTTGCGGTTGCAACGACGATCGGAAAAGGGGTCATCGATCCAAGCTCCGTAACCATAAAGGTCATCGCGGCGGGACTTGTGGGCGCGGTAATATGGGACCTGATAACATGGTATTTCGGGCTTCCCACAAGTTCTTCACACGCTTTGATAGGCGGGTTCGCGGGAGCCGCGGTAATAAGGAGCGGCTGGTCAGTAATAATCGTCCCGGGCCTTTTAAAGATAATCCTTTTTATATTTATTGCACCGTTATTAGGTTTTATACTCGGGTATCTGTTCATGCTCGCGGTCTACTGGCTTTTCAGGAACGCTTCCCCCCAAAGACTTGATTCCGGTTTCCGCAGGATGCAGCTTATCTCGGCAGCCGCATACAGCCTGGGCCACGGCGGAAATGACGCGCAGAAAACAATGGGCATAATCGCGGTATTATTATTTACGACGGGTTATCTGGGGCATTCTTTTTATATCCCGATATGGGTCGTATTTGCCTGCTATATATCTATCGCACTCGGCACGTTTTTTGGCGGATGGCGTATCGTTAAGACGATGGGGACAAAAATAACAAAACTAAGGCCGGTCGGAGGTTTTTGCGCGGAAACAGCCGGAGCTATAACATTATTTGTTTCCACTCATTTTGGTATCCCGGTCAGCACGACGCACACGATAACGGGTTCCATAATGGGTGTCGGATCCACAAAAGGCATCAATTCCGTAAAATGGGGAGTGGCAGGCAGCATCTTATGGGCATGGCTGCTCACGATACCGGCTTCGGCGATAATAGCGATGGGAGCGTATTTGGCATTAAGGCTGATCTGA
- a CDS encoding periplasmic heavy metal sensor, producing MKKISAVTAVLICAAVILSFSSALGNQGRSMSGAGIVQGLGLTADQQSKITAKEKEMEKDILPLKQSIQDLRSELNKELSSENPDKAKVNRLIESVSGKMTVIQQKKISYILWTREQLTAEQRQKLTTFLQKPEEGEAGEAKAPGSNK from the coding sequence ATGAAAAAAATATCGGCAGTAACGGCTGTTTTGATCTGCGCGGCGGTGATCTTGTCATTTTCAAGTGCGCTCGGAAATCAGGGCAGGAGTATGAGCGGTGCCGGTATCGTACAGGGGCTTGGCCTTACAGCGGACCAGCAGTCTAAGATAACTGCTAAAGAGAAAGAAATGGAAAAGGATATTCTCCCGCTAAAGCAGTCCATCCAGGACCTAAGGTCTGAGCTCAATAAGGAATTATCGTCGGAAAATCCGGATAAGGCAAAGGTCAACAGATTGATAGAAAGCGTTTCGGGAAAGATGACGGTGATACAGCAAAAGAAGATATCCTATATTTTATGGACAAGAGAGCAATTGACCGCTGAGCAAAGGCAAAAACTCACTACATTCCTGCAAAAGCCGGAGGAAGGGGAGGCGGGAGAAGCAAAGGCTCCCGGTTCGAATAAATAG
- a CDS encoding outer membrane beta-barrel protein, whose product MNKSILSLLLIAAILAAIPCSSAAAERSLDMISGIGAGYYYLYPKDIQIQNYYHRGMAYKAFLELLAESGLSAGLDISYYSEGNMSSTAVPGTTLTIIPITASVSYHLFKGSTLSPYFGAGVGEYFINESDPDFNYLTATKFGKHIFAGADIYFTRDTILRAEIRQTFIDPVNSTYYYQANFGGLTASIMLAIDWPVFGRETRMTTEEIAYERQKSLLDAENQLLMDHVRQMQSFYSPQSWDSAIYQPWNSPTYIINNVVPSQQQLDDSKAKADQLKADTEQKRQQYIQEKTNLRQEKKGQ is encoded by the coding sequence ATGAATAAATCAATATTGAGCCTTTTATTAATTGCTGCCATTCTCGCCGCTATCCCATGTTCTTCCGCGGCGGCGGAGCGTTCGCTGGACATGATAAGCGGTATCGGCGCGGGTTATTATTATCTGTACCCTAAAGATATCCAGATACAGAATTATTACCACAGAGGAATGGCATACAAAGCTTTTCTGGAACTCCTTGCAGAGAGCGGGCTTTCAGCAGGCCTTGATATAAGTTATTATTCAGAAGGAAACATGTCTTCCACTGCCGTGCCCGGCACGACCCTTACCATTATCCCTATAACGGCCTCGGTTTCTTACCATCTCTTTAAAGGCAGCACATTATCCCCGTATTTCGGAGCGGGTGTGGGAGAATATTTTATCAACGAGAGCGATCCGGATTTTAATTATCTTACAGCGACAAAGTTTGGAAAACATATCTTCGCAGGGGCGGACATCTATTTCACGCGGGATACGATCTTAAGGGCGGAAATCCGCCAGACGTTCATCGATCCGGTCAATTCCACCTATTATTACCAGGCTAATTTTGGAGGTCTGACCGCCTCGATTATGCTTGCCATCGACTGGCCGGTATTTGGCAGGGAAACGAGGATGACGACCGAAGAGATCGCTTACGAGCGGCAGAAAAGCCTGCTTGACGCCGAGAACCAGCTTCTTATGGACCATGTAAGGCAGATGCAGTCGTTTTATAGTCCACAAAGCTGGGACAGCGCCATCTACCAGCCCTGGAACAGCCCTACATATATTATAAACAACGTCGTTCCTTCACAGCAGCAGCTGGATGATTCCAAAGCCAAAGCAGACCAGCTAAAGGCTGATACGGAGCAAAAGCGGCAACAGTATATTCAAGAAAAGACCAATTTAAGGCAGGAAAAGAAGGGACAATAA
- a CDS encoding DUF47 domain-containing protein, whose product MFFNFLPREEKYFEMFERASENVIVTAAQFRDLLKNYTDVEKKVRDIEELEHEGDIITHEIFDKLNRTFITPIDREDIHSLASELDDVLDFVKASSDRLLLYNIKKPTDESIDQAETLVKISIETSKAIKSLRDMKHSHRIHEYCIEINSLENVGDNILKNAIAKLFNDNLNPLDVIKWKEIYENIESAIDMCESVANTIGAILAKNA is encoded by the coding sequence ATGTTCTTCAACTTCCTCCCGAGAGAAGAAAAATACTTCGAGATGTTCGAGCGCGCGTCCGAGAACGTGATCGTGACAGCCGCTCAATTCCGGGACCTGCTCAAGAACTACACTGATGTCGAGAAAAAAGTAAGGGATATCGAAGAACTCGAGCATGAAGGCGATATCATCACGCACGAGATATTTGACAAGCTCAACAGGACTTTTATCACTCCGATAGACAGGGAGGACATCCATTCTCTTGCGAGCGAACTGGACGATGTGCTGGACTTTGTAAAAGCATCTTCCGACAGGCTGCTCCTGTATAATATCAAAAAGCCGACCGACGAATCGATCGATCAGGCGGAAACGCTGGTGAAGATATCGATAGAGACGTCAAAAGCCATAAAAAGCCTCCGGGATATGAAGCATTCGCACAGGATACATGAATACTGCATAGAGATAAACAGCCTTGAGAACGTGGGCGACAATATTTTGAAGAACGCGATAGCAAAATTGTTCAACGACAACTTGAACCCTCTTGACGTGATCAAGTGGAAAGAGATCTATGAAAATATCGAAAGCGCCATAGATATGTGCGAAAGCGTTGCCAACACCATAGGCGCGATACTCGCGAAAAATGCTTAG
- the accD gene encoding acetyl-CoA carboxylase, carboxyltransferase subunit beta: MAIGDWIQKKKQEKALEYKAEKQDIPGNLWVKCFKCGETLYNKDLESSLKVCPKCGYHFKLSSKERISMLMDEASFSPYDIGMHSTDFLHFVDTIPYGQRIKDYEKKTSLNEAVVTGEGTMKGKHVVAGIMDFSFMGGSMGSVVGEKITRAVERAVGLNLPVIIVSTSGGARMQEGIMSLMQMAKTSGALAKLREAGLPYISILADPTTGGVSASYAMLGDINIAEPNALIGFAGQRVIEQTIRQKLPPGFQRAEYLLDHGMVDMVVERKDLKDTVVKCLAWFGF, translated from the coding sequence ATGGCGATCGGTGATTGGATACAAAAGAAAAAGCAGGAAAAGGCCCTGGAATACAAGGCCGAGAAGCAGGATATTCCCGGCAATCTGTGGGTCAAATGCTTCAAATGCGGCGAGACCCTGTACAATAAGGACCTCGAGAGCAGCCTGAAAGTCTGCCCTAAATGCGGGTACCATTTCAAGCTTTCCTCAAAGGAACGCATCTCGATGCTGATGGACGAGGCCAGCTTTTCCCCTTATGACATTGGAATGCACTCGACGGATTTCCTTCATTTTGTCGATACGATCCCGTACGGACAGAGGATAAAAGATTACGAGAAAAAAACATCTCTTAACGAGGCCGTTGTGACCGGCGAAGGCACGATGAAGGGAAAACATGTCGTGGCAGGCATTATGGACTTTTCGTTCATGGGGGGAAGTATGGGGTCCGTTGTCGGCGAAAAGATAACAAGGGCTGTCGAGAGGGCCGTTGGGCTGAATTTGCCGGTGATCATCGTCTCCACCTCCGGAGGCGCAAGGATGCAGGAAGGCATAATGTCCCTGATGCAGATGGCAAAGACTTCGGGCGCGCTGGCAAAATTGAGGGAAGCGGGCCTTCCCTACATCAGTATACTGGCGGATCCGACCACCGGGGGTGTCTCGGCAAGCTACGCGATGCTCGGAGATATCAATATCGCGGAGCCGAACGCCCTGATCGGTTTTGCCGGACAAAGGGTGATCGAGCAGACGATCAGACAAAAGCTTCCGCCCGGATTTCAGCGGGCGGAATACCTTCTTGACCACGGGATGGTCGACATGGTCGTCGAGAGGAAAGACCTGAAAGATACTGTCGTAAAATGCCTGGCCTGGTTCGGGTTCTAA
- a CDS encoding ribonuclease HI family protein has translation MLTVNIDGASRGNPGESGIGIVIKKSGRVIKKISEYIGNTTNNVAEYTALVRGLEEVLLLGHKEAEFISDSELVVRQMNGAYRVKDEDLKLLFNHAKVLIAKFKHFSIKHVLRDLNLEADALANNGIDSK, from the coding sequence ATGTTAACGGTCAACATCGACGGCGCGTCAAGAGGTAATCCCGGTGAATCGGGTATCGGGATTGTCATAAAGAAAAGCGGCCGTGTCATAAAAAAGATCAGCGAATACATCGGCAATACCACGAACAATGTCGCAGAATACACTGCCCTGGTCCGGGGGCTTGAAGAAGTGCTTCTTCTCGGCCATAAAGAAGCGGAGTTCATCTCTGACAGCGAGCTCGTCGTGCGGCAGATGAACGGAGCGTACAGGGTAAAGGACGAGGACCTAAAACTCCTTTTCAACCACGCCAAGGTCCTAATAGCCAAGTTCAAGCATTTTAGTATTAAACACGTCCTCCGCGACTTAAACCTTGAGGCTGACGCACTGGCCAACAACGGGATCGATTCAAAATAA
- the ispE gene encoding 4-(cytidine 5'-diphospho)-2-C-methyl-D-erythritol kinase has translation MSSIILKSYAKINLSLKVLGLRPDGFHEIESVMQNVSLFDEVSIEDTEKDIHISCSDPSTPINEKNICYKAALSVIKSKKINKGLKIHIKKNIPSGAGLGGGSSDAAAVIIGLNKMWDLKMTEKEMVNIAAESGSDVPFFIVGGKALVKGRGEIIEKIPDPKVQYYVIIKPDVSIPTKWAYEEWDKQNSKSQNDLETVVISKYPIIEKIKTDLIKAGCSYSQMTGSGSAVFGTVEDEKSGKNILKTIDSKYPKSCLVHTVNSGVQFLEP, from the coding sequence ATGTCTTCAATTATTTTAAAATCATACGCAAAAATAAATCTTTCCCTAAAGGTCCTCGGACTTCGTCCGGATGGTTTCCACGAAATTGAAAGCGTAATGCAGAACGTGAGCCTGTTTGATGAAGTTTCGATCGAAGACACAGAAAAAGACATACATATTTCCTGTTCAGACCCGTCTACCCCTATAAATGAAAAGAACATCTGCTATAAAGCCGCTTTGTCTGTCATCAAATCAAAAAAGATCAATAAAGGATTAAAGATACATATAAAAAAGAATATCCCGTCGGGTGCAGGCCTTGGCGGAGGAAGCTCCGATGCCGCAGCCGTGATAATTGGACTCAATAAGATGTGGGATTTGAAGATGACGGAAAAGGAAATGGTAAATATTGCTGCAGAATCGGGATCCGATGTGCCGTTCTTTATTGTCGGGGGAAAAGCTCTTGTAAAGGGGAGAGGGGAGATCATTGAGAAGATACCGGACCCTAAAGTTCAATATTATGTAATAATCAAACCCGATGTTTCCATCCCGACAAAATGGGCGTATGAGGAATGGGATAAACAAAATTCAAAATCTCAAAATGATCTTGAGACTGTGGTAATTTCAAAATATCCCATCATAGAAAAGATCAAAACAGACTTGATCAAAGCAGGTTGTTCGTATTCCCAAATGACCGGAAGCGGGTCGGCGGTGTTCGGGACTGTAGAGGATGAGAAGAGCGGTAAAAATATTCTAAAAACGATTGATAGTAAATACCCAAAATCTTGCTTGGTTCACACTGTTAACAGCGGAGTCCAATTCCTCGAGCCTTGA
- the larC gene encoding nickel pincer cofactor biosynthesis protein LarC — MKIAYFDCFSGISGNMILGALIDAGLNLNELEKQLKSLRLTGYRLQLKKTKKNGISAAYFDVNGGKDQPHRNLDDIKRIINGSKLSKEVKKRSVGIFTRLAKAEAKVHGTNTDNIHFHEVGAIDAIIDIVGCAVALEMMGIREVYSSPLPLSRGFVKTSHGKLPVPAPATIELLKGIPVYDTGIKGELVTPTGAAVITSIASSFGLLPAMDIGAVGYGAGKYDYGHPNVLRVMIGEKARQPGKETVFLIETNIDDMNPQFYDHVIERLLKAKALDVWLENIQMKKNRPGIKLSVLLNKKDLDPISRIILSETTTLGFRIREVARMTVERKFKTIKTKYGNIRVKVSSFKDFPKKTSPEYEDCKKAAKKFNVPLKEVFKIALTPAPSHSHLPLKRADRMSGVRV, encoded by the coding sequence ATGAAAATAGCATATTTTGACTGTTTTTCCGGCATTTCAGGGAATATGATCCTGGGGGCTTTGATAGACGCGGGACTAAATCTCAATGAGCTTGAAAAACAATTAAAAAGTTTACGGCTTACAGGTTATAGATTGCAGCTAAAAAAGACAAAGAAGAACGGTATTTCCGCCGCATATTTTGATGTCAATGGCGGCAAAGACCAGCCTCACAGGAACCTTGACGATATAAAGAGGATCATCAATGGCTCAAAACTATCTAAAGAGGTAAAGAAAAGATCGGTCGGGATATTTACCAGGCTTGCAAAAGCGGAAGCCAAAGTCCACGGCACAAATACTGATAACATACATTTTCATGAAGTAGGTGCTATCGATGCGATCATTGATATAGTCGGGTGCGCTGTAGCTCTAGAAATGATGGGGATCAGGGAAGTATATTCCTCCCCTCTTCCGTTAAGCCGCGGTTTTGTAAAGACCTCTCACGGAAAGCTTCCGGTACCCGCACCGGCTACTATCGAACTTTTAAAAGGTATACCGGTTTATGACACCGGTATAAAAGGCGAACTTGTCACTCCTACCGGCGCTGCTGTCATTACTTCGATCGCAAGTTCCTTTGGCCTTCTTCCCGCGATGGACATCGGCGCCGTTGGATACGGCGCGGGAAAATATGACTACGGCCATCCCAACGTACTCAGGGTGATGATAGGAGAAAAAGCCAGGCAGCCAGGCAAAGAGACCGTTTTTTTAATTGAAACAAATATTGATGACATGAACCCGCAGTTCTATGATCATGTTATAGAAAGACTTCTAAAAGCTAAAGCTCTCGATGTCTGGCTTGAAAACATCCAGATGAAGAAGAACCGCCCGGGCATCAAGCTAAGCGTCCTTTTAAATAAAAAGGACCTTGATCCTATCAGCAGGATAATCCTCTCCGAAACGACTACTCTCGGTTTCCGTATCCGCGAAGTTGCCCGGATGACCGTTGAGAGAAAATTTAAGACTATCAAGACAAAATATGGAAATATCCGCGTAAAGGTTTCGTCCTTTAAAGATTTTCCAAAAAAAACCTCACCGGAATATGAAGACTGCAAAAAAGCAGCAAAGAAATTCAATGTCCCGTTAAAAGAGGTTTTTAAAATCGCCCTTACTCCCGCCCCATCCCATTCCCATTTACCCCTCAAGAGAGCAGACCGAATGTCTGGGGTGAGGGTTTAG